A genomic region of Anopheles coustani chromosome 3, idAnoCousDA_361_x.2, whole genome shotgun sequence contains the following coding sequences:
- the LOC131259609 gene encoding leucine-rich repeat and calponin homology domain-containing protein 2-like, with protein MTVGSVKHPNMLPPPAAASSTRVPSSFDYNGSGAGGRVGGGVGGVGGGGGGGGVVGGNLQTSGRISPNAPSTMTGMTRSSTRRCLLGRPDPTETRRIYDQNIQDERQRSIARYGFDTHTSKFVPSSPPSIASAGLHHRNL; from the coding sequence ATGACCGTCGGAAGTGTGAAACACCCGAACATGTTGCCCCCGCCGGCCGCAGCCTCATCCACCCGCGTGCCCTCCTCCTTCGACTACAACGGTTCCGGAGCGGGTGGCAGAGTCGGTGGCGGCGTAGGCGGTGtgggcggcggtggcggcggcggcggcgtcgtTGGTGGCAACCTCCAGACGAGCGGTCGGATCAGCCCGAACGCCCCATCCACCATGACCGGCATGACGCGGTCCTCCACCAGGCGCTGCCTGCTCGGCAGGCCCGACCCGACCGAGACGAGGCGGATATACGACCAGAACATCCAGGACGAGCGGCAGCGGAGCATCGCGCGGTACGGGTTCGACACGCACACCAGCAAATTCGTCCCGTCCAGCCCGCCCTCGATTGCGTCCGCCGGGCTGCACCATCGCAACCTCTAA